Proteins encoded in a region of the Myxococcus guangdongensis genome:
- a CDS encoding SDR family oxidoreductase yields the protein MTEPSIAVTGCTGKLGGRVARHLAEKGVPQRLIVRDAQRAPRLPGAEVRVATYQDRDALARALEGMKTVLFVSATESPARLDEHFAFIETAASVGVQMLVYTSFQGAAPHATFTFARDHWATEQKLREQRFASVILRDSLYLDFLPMLAGEDGIIRGPAGNGRVAAVAQSDIADVATAVLLHPEPHRGQTYTLTGPTALGFDDIAQVLTRRLGKPVRYYAESIDEAYRSRAHYGAPQWQVDAWVSTYTAIASGEMAAVTSDVERVSGHPPLGLEDLPLSPA from the coding sequence ATGACGGAGCCATCGATTGCCGTCACCGGCTGCACCGGCAAGCTGGGCGGGCGCGTCGCGAGGCACCTCGCCGAGAAGGGGGTCCCCCAGCGGCTCATCGTCCGCGACGCGCAGCGGGCGCCCCGCCTCCCCGGCGCCGAGGTGCGCGTCGCGACGTACCAGGACCGGGACGCGCTCGCCCGGGCGCTGGAGGGCATGAAGACGGTGCTCTTCGTGTCCGCGACGGAGTCCCCCGCGCGGCTCGACGAGCACTTCGCGTTCATCGAGACCGCGGCCTCGGTGGGAGTGCAAATGCTCGTCTACACGTCGTTCCAGGGCGCGGCGCCCCACGCGACGTTCACCTTCGCCAGGGACCACTGGGCCACCGAGCAGAAGCTGCGCGAGCAGCGCTTCGCGTCGGTCATCCTGCGCGACAGCCTCTACCTGGACTTCCTGCCGATGCTGGCCGGAGAGGACGGCATCATCCGAGGCCCCGCGGGCAATGGGCGCGTCGCCGCCGTCGCGCAGTCGGACATCGCCGACGTCGCCACCGCCGTGCTGCTGCATCCGGAGCCGCATCGCGGGCAGACGTACACCCTGACGGGCCCCACCGCGTTGGGCTTCGACGACATCGCCCAGGTGCTCACCCGCCGGCTCGGCAAGCCCGTCCGCTACTACGCCGAGAGCATCGACGAGGCCTACCGCTCACGCGCCCACTACGGCGCGCCCCAGTGGCAGGTGGACGCGTGGGTCAGCACGTATACGGCCATCGCCTCCGGAGAGATGGCCGCCGTCACCTCCGATGTCGAGCGTGTCTCCGGCCACCCGCCCCTGGGGCTCGAGGACCTGCCGCTGTCGCCCGCGTGA
- a CDS encoding NAD(P)-dependent alcohol dehydrogenase yields the protein MSEQAQAKAAVVWKKGGPFQLEDVTIDAPQADEVLVRMVATGMCHTDMIIRDQYYPVPLPAVLGHEGAGIVERVGSRVTKVVPGDHVVMAFTFCGKCDLCQSGHPAYCREFFARNMGGGRIDGSTATQKDGKPLHDHFFGQSSFSTLAIATERNVVKVRKDVPLELLGPLGCGISTGAGAVLNSMKVGAGRSFAAFGSGAVGLSAIMAAKLAGATTIIAVDTKPHRLKLALELGATHAVNGQDEDAVEFIRCVTGGKGVDFTLESTGHPKVLRQAVDALDILGTCGVVGAPPMGTDASFDVNNLMVPGKSIRGIIEGDSVPDVFIPQLIDLYSQGKFPFDKLVKFYPLAQINEAAKDSEKGDTLKPVLRMSQTN from the coding sequence ATGAGCGAGCAAGCCCAGGCCAAGGCCGCGGTCGTCTGGAAGAAGGGCGGTCCGTTCCAACTCGAGGACGTCACCATCGACGCGCCCCAGGCCGACGAGGTGCTCGTCCGCATGGTCGCCACCGGCATGTGCCACACGGACATGATCATCCGGGACCAGTACTACCCGGTGCCGCTGCCGGCGGTGCTCGGCCACGAGGGCGCGGGCATCGTCGAGCGCGTGGGCAGCCGGGTGACGAAGGTGGTGCCGGGCGACCACGTGGTCATGGCCTTCACCTTCTGCGGCAAGTGCGACCTGTGTCAGTCCGGGCACCCGGCCTACTGCCGGGAGTTCTTCGCGCGCAACATGGGCGGCGGGCGCATCGACGGCTCCACCGCGACGCAGAAGGACGGCAAGCCACTGCACGACCACTTCTTCGGCCAGTCCTCCTTCAGCACGCTGGCCATCGCCACCGAGCGCAACGTCGTCAAGGTGCGCAAGGACGTGCCGCTGGAGCTGCTCGGGCCCCTGGGCTGCGGCATCTCCACCGGCGCGGGCGCGGTGCTCAACTCGATGAAGGTCGGCGCGGGGCGCTCGTTCGCGGCGTTCGGCTCCGGCGCGGTGGGCCTCTCCGCCATCATGGCCGCGAAGCTCGCGGGCGCCACCACTATCATCGCCGTGGACACCAAGCCCCACCGGCTGAAGCTCGCGCTGGAGCTGGGCGCCACGCACGCGGTGAATGGCCAGGACGAGGACGCGGTGGAGTTCATCCGCTGCGTCACCGGCGGCAAGGGCGTGGACTTCACGCTCGAGTCCACCGGCCACCCCAAGGTGCTGCGGCAGGCCGTGGACGCGCTCGACATCCTGGGGACGTGTGGCGTCGTGGGCGCGCCCCCCATGGGCACCGACGCGAGCTTCGACGTGAACAACCTGATGGTCCCCGGCAAGAGCATCCGGGGCATCATCGAGGGCGACAGCGTGCCGGATGTCTTCATCCCCCAGCTCATCGACCTCTACTCCCAGGGCAAGTTCCCGTTCGACAAGCTGGTGAAGTTCTATCCGCTGGCGCAGATCAACGAGGCGGCCAAGGACTCCGAGAAGGGCGACACGCTCAAGCCCGTCCTCCGGATGTCGCAGACGAACTGA